ttcaacttttaggtttttcttgtaaatttaagacttttttttacttgGAAAAATTCAGGTTTCTACTCAGGattttatcaattttcatcctCAAAAcagtcaagttttttttttcttgtgaatttACGGATGTAAAAATCACAATaattccaagttttttttccaggtgtttttaaacttgaaaatataatttttttcttttgaaattatACATGTTTAAACTCataaaaatcaagagttttcTGTCcttaatttaagactttttaaacttaaaattttggaatttttgtaaatatattaacaagtatttgcactaattttttctcatcaatcatgaatttttaaactaattttttttgtaaaattatacatttaaaactcatcaATCTAAAGGTTTTCCTCTCcttaatttatgacttttttttttttacacaataaACTTTAaggtttttcttgtaaatttgagacttttttctACTCATGAATTTATCAATTCTCTTACTCAAAATATTcaaggttttttctttttaatttacagATGTAAAATAACAAATGTACAAGGGTTTTCTCCTAGATTTATGActatttaaatttgaaaatgtaatttgttttctttttattttttacattgttaaactcataaaaatCAAGGGTTTTCTTTACttaatttatgactttatgtttatgttctttttatatatttcataAATTGTTCAACTTAAAAACTTTATCTCATATGTTTCCAGTATTTaggtttttcttgtaaattttagactttttaagtTTCTACtcataaatatattatttttcttACTCAAAacattctatttttttcatgtgaatttacaaatgtaaaaatgacaaaaagttttCCTCATAGATCTATGACTACAATTTaagaagttttttttcccccatttattAGCAGGCTTAACTTTAATCAACATTCTTTTTCATACATTCACAACTTTTTAAAGCCCaaaaatttttttgttgttgttagtttgtttgtttgtttgtttgttttgttggaaATAATACATTTCTGTACTCATAAAACTGGTTTTCCTTTcatatttgggatttttttcaagttGAAAAGTTAAACTAGTTTCCCCCCTAaatttatgagttttaaaactcaaaaactgatatttttctttaaaaactttttttttaactaaaaaatgtatcttATTGGCTTTTACTGAacgacagacagaacatttgtccaatcaccctccaggatttttcaaCTGTTCTGCCCTTtctaaacacttttaaaaggcAGCTGGCCAGAAAGAAATGAGACATATCCCCTGTTATGGATAAATGAAATGGTCTATGTGGTGTGTCAGGTTTCCTAGTATATGGTCATGCGACTTCAGGAACTGGGGATCGAATCCCCAACGTTCTGACTGGACCGACTCTTACTGAGCCACAGCAGCTTCAGTAGGAAGCTGTTACACACGTTTGTTCCCAGAAGTGTATGTCAGACGATAACTTCTGAGATTGTCTACTCATTTatcttctcttcctcttcagCCTCCTGGACTCCTCATCTTCTTCTCCTGATGAAGCTCACTCTCCGgcctcctccctcctccactcctctcctctcagtCCCTCCTTCCCCACAGACGCCACACCTGCTCTGAGCCCCTCACACCAGGCCTTCCTCCTCCCTAGCCcggccccctcctcctcctcctcttcctcttcctctttcagcCTCCTCTGTGGAGCCCCGGAGCCTGAATCTCCAACAGGATCTAGTTCCAGTGGTGGAGGAAGCGTTGAAGGTGGCTCTGTGGTGTCAGAAGCTTCAGCTCGGTTTTTGGTGTCACAGACGGATTCGTTTGCAGTGCAGGTACATTTCCCTGACATCCTACCACAGCTGTATTCCTCCATTGCTGGAAATAGTCCCTCACTGTTTATGCTTCCTCTCTGCAGGTGGACTCCATCCTGAGGGGGGACTACCTGATGCCACTGGGCTCCTCAGGGCCCAAGAGACTCTGCCTGGTGTGCGGTGACTTTGCATCCGGGTATCACTACGGCGTGGCGTCCTGTGAGGCCTGTAAGGCTTTCTTCAAGAGAACCATACAAGGTGAGAGCAGCCGGATGTTTCAGTAATCAATGAGTGAGAACTGATCAATACATCAGCTCTCTCTGTATTGATTAGTGTGTGAAGCTATGAGCAACATCAGCATGTTAAACATGATGTGATGAGGCGGTGTGAGTGATCAGGCTGCTTTAAGCCTAATCAATATCCTGTTAGTGGGAATCCAGAGAATAAACCCAGCCCCCATGATTACTGGGGGGTGGCACGTTTCTGGCAGGTAAGGAAACATAAAACTATCAATCAACCATATTATAGGggtcaaaggttaaaaaatgttaaagccaGCAGCAGATGAAAAGTTTTAAGCTGACACATCAGGTAGACTGGTCCGTGGATTTCACATCCATGAGGGCAACACCCCATGGACGATGTttgaacctttcaaaataaaactgagtgAGTGATTGGACAAAAGAAATATGACCTTAAAGGCATGAGAGGCATAACGGGAGCTcagcactttttatttttgtctctaGTTTATACAGAAGGCTGTCTGAACCCTGCCATTAACCCTGGTGGTCCTTCTGTCTCTGCAGGAAACATCGAGTACAGCTGTCCGGTGATGAACGACTGTGAGATCaccaagaggaggaggaaagccTGTCAGGCCTGCCGCTTCCAGAAATGTCTCCAAGCCGGGATGATGAGGGAGGGTAGGTCACGTCTATCTGTCAGTTATTCTCTGTTCCCACgtatttaaaggtcacatattttacccctttaagacaagtttatatcagtctcagaggtcctcaaacaTGCCTTTGacgtttgttgctgaaaaaacactccagtattggacttttgcatttctaaaaacccctctgtttcagccctgctcagagcgagctgtttctctgtctgtggctttgattgttactgagctgtctaaCTCCGTccatgactctgcccctctcaggaaatggatgtggcttaattgatgtggctctgctgatcctcttctcagctggcagctaaaaggaggatcagtagaggagggtggaactttcttccaagcggggagggccagctgaacctgggggcgggactaactctccacatgacatcatgaggggaaaatctgaaaatggcTTGATTCAGCGCAAATTTctctaaaaggtggagaaagagagggggagggaatggatttaaaagcctgaaaaggtggtGTTTGTataatatatcccctttaaaagacagaaaagcctttatttttagaatCGTAACATGAGATTTTCTGTCGACCATGTTGGGTACGACATGTTTAGCATTGCTGTGAACTTCTACAGGatgctgctgttctgttgctgtacctcagtCATGTTCTCTGCTGCTAATCTGTGACGGACCGGGATTATTCTCTTATTCTGTTGCCCAAACTCAACCCTTAAGTCTTGACTATGGTCCTTTCAGAGCGACTTTTTGTAAGAGTGGAGAAGCCAACCTTGATGtcatctttcattttttaaaatttccttttCAAACTTTCTGTCTTGTAAAACTGATGTAAAAATAATTGTTGATCTGGTTTTAATCAGGTGGATTCTTTGCGCTGCAGTTGacatcaacatgtttttttttatttgtctgtaGTTGCAGCCATGTTTTTTCCTGCAGACAGGGGCAAAGTGTAGTGAAGTAGAAGCTGCGTGCATCTTTCCCATGAAGGCTGCGTCGTCCATTCATGTCTTTCTCCACATGGTGCAACATGTCAGCCAACATGTGCTCAATCATGGCTCCTAGTGGAGGAATTTACATACAGTGTGCTTTAAAGGTTCAGATAAACTCAGTAGAACTCAAAATTAGGaccaaaatacaacaaaatcaGCGCTACCCAAcccagctcaaccaaagagccaaactgttgacaAATGCCTTTACAAGAGctacaatctaagaggtgaaacaTGGCAATAAAattaggttaaaggtggcaaataatggtcaaacagcagcaaaaaggggcaaagtaggcataaagtggcaaaatagggaagaaagttgcaaaagtgggtgagaagttaccaaaaaaagagtaacaggtggcaaaaaaatggccaagaacagcaaaaacatggcacaaaaatgagtgtaaaagttactaaaatgggcaaaagtgtgggaaaaatggtaaaaaaagcagcaaagagtgacAGAAAGCTGAAAACTGTGGCATTTAATGCCAAAACGCAGCTTAattgggcgaaaagtggcaaataagggaaaaaaatggcaaataacaaaaagcaggatagaagaggtgaaaaactggtggcaaaaatgggttggaagtagtaaaaatgggcaaaaagtggcaaaaattgaaaaaaaaaaagcaaataagggcaatggaaatacacagacaaaaaaaaggatgaaaattaACCCCTTacagcctgttgtatcatatttaatacatacttttatgatacctctatctgatcaatatgatcataaattactaaaaaacattctgaatacaatctgaaaaacgataaaaatgccctcaagtggattatcagttaccaaaaacacctaatgtatcaaatgaaatacaaaaaatatatatgttaaatatgatggaaatttgtttttatttttttttggggggggggtgttgtcagtagaaagtgaaataaacatttcagttccaaaaatattgaaatttctggttataatttgtgttttcaggctttagtGGGTTAAAGTCAACTGTATAAATGTGGGGATTCAAAGTGATTAAAGTGACTTgcaatgaataatttctgaggtcatagtttccccttataaatattttctgggggaataacattttaaattatgacataaaagagccacaaatcatcacaaatgagccaTGCGTGGAGTATCACTGGCCAAAATATACAATAAACTAACAAAGCCATCAAAAAGTGACCCGACTCAACagccacaaagacaaaaaaatcctctgaaCACCAAAAGTGACTATAAAAAAAGCACTAAAAACTTCACTGTGACCACAAAATCTGCCACTGAAGGGCTGcatgtgtgtttcaggtgttCGAATGGATCGGGTCAGAGGAGGGCGACAGAAGTATAAGAGACGAGCAGAGACTGGTCTTGGTTTTTACGCAAAGACCCCATACTCTCATCCCATCTGCAGCCGTGAGTTCAAACTTAAACATTCTTCTTCTCATTAATCCTTGATTTGATGGTTTTTAGTAATCatcgttttcttttttttagggAACAAAGTAATCTCCCATCTGCTGCTGACAGAGCCCGCCCCTCTGGCTGCAAATCAGGACGAATCGACCAATGACAGCAGCCTGAGAACACTGCTGACCTTGTGTGACCTCCTGAACCGAGAGCTGCTCGTCCTGATTGGCTGGGCCAAACAGATCCCAGGTACCCAAATATATACTAATTATTATACAAGATAAAAACTGAGTTTAAGAGAgtttatttctgtctttgttcTATTTGGAAGTTTCCttttttgaagtaaatcacaggaaaaaatgaacttttacactttattattatttttttagatgcaccagtatttgtgttttagataaactaaaaacttaaaaaaaagaaatataacaaaatatttttcttttttattcatatacatttagattttaaatattatcattgattttatgaatttatgtgttgaaatattttccttaattttcatttatgattgttttagttgtgtttttttttgttagggATGCTccaatcactttttaaaaattatatttaattgTTATATAACTGTATTTTATAattatcttttcattttctttatatatttttacacatttttttttatttcatattctgtatatttttgattaaataaacTGTTAGACTCTAACGACTTTTCTGCCCCACCTCCTCTCAGGCTTTTCAGCGCTCTCATTGGTCGATCAGATGTCACTGCTGCAGAGCGGCTGGATGGAAGCGCTGCTGGTGGGCGTGGCCTGGCGGTCTCAGGGGGCTGCGGGGGAGGAGCTCGTGTTTGCAGGGAACCTGCGACTAGGCGAGGCTCAGTGTCGAGCCGCGGGATTGGCCGAGCTGTACGAGTCTCTGCGTCACCTGACGGTTCGATACCAGGTGATGCACCTGAGCCCCGAGGAGGCGGTGACGCTGAAGGCCATGGCTCTGGCTAACTCTGGTAAGAAACACGCTCTCAGACTCACACAGAGATATTGATCTCAGATAATCACAGGGGATTTGTTTGGAGTGAACTCATTGATCCCAGAGGAGTGATTATTGATATTGATCAGATGCTGGGAGATGAAGCATCGCAGTATTGATTAACTCATAAGACTTCCTCTTTTTGTTGAGTTTGGGGGGGCAGACTCGTCTGTGGAGTCATTTTTACTGTTGAACTCTTTAATTCTGAAGTTAATCTACTCCAATCAGTCCTCATGTTTGCTCTTTAAATGATCATGTTCTGGTCCTCTCACACAGTTTATAATATTTGTCTAACTAATCAATGAAGAATTATAGAGGAGAATAGACATTAAAGACCTCAAGACAAAGTTTTACACAGAGACAGAGCATTCTGATTGTATTCAGACCcccaactgttagccaggatgctaagaccagtgctactgatccaacacacatgcactgatagcTTCAAAGAATTACAAATATGGagagcccattctctgggtttttctgtcggcaagcctgtaaacacacacaacatataagaaataaacaatgaaaatatactGTGTATTGCATATTACATGAACAGTATTTACCTTTTCCATTGATCGTTTTCACAATAAAGTTTTGCTTTCTCCAGACACTTTGGTTACTCTTTCTAAGAAGGGGAGGGGGTAAATGAGCCTTTAGGAGACCTGATGGGGCCAGTAGACTGTATACTGACTGTTTCCCTATAAGGCAAACAACCAGTGGGCTGTCGCTCTTGCTCTATGGCCCATtgatcagcagaaaaaaaacccagaatggGTCAGCCCACTAGGAAAGTGCCAGATTGCCAGTCCAGCCCTGGGTCCCCCCAACCATGgtgcattgaaacaacattaaatGATCACATCAGATTGTTGCTGCAATCTTGCTGATGACTTTCAACACATTCTGTGAGAATTCCAATGACACTGGGTTTACAGTGTGCCTCAGGGAAGTAGCTCTAGCACTTCACTCTTTCCaacaagaatcaggacaccAGAAGCTACAACCAGAATTGAACATAAAAACTGTATGGGTCAGGGCTGAGGGAGGCATTTGGACAAAGGGATATTCCAGCAGCGGCTGAAGCCATACATTTTGAATCTTTGGCTGGACAACGGTGTCTTTGTGATGAAGTTTAAATAACCTACAGTGGAGACAGAGGATAATCAGGCTGTAACACTCAGCAGCACTGGTTGTTGATGCTAACGGTGCTAACAGCTGTTTGTTGGCAGCTGATCAATAACATCTGTGATTGAATGAAACCATCCTGATGCAGCAGTGCATGATGGGACACTGGTTGAGTCCCTCCAGCTGAAGTCTGGTCAGTCTCTCAGTGTCTGAGCCTCGGATCAATAATGGTATCGATAGGCTTGTCCTGGATCGATAAACTGTTAACTGTCTGCTCACACCATTAACCGTGTGAACGTCAATAAGTGCACAAAGGAAGATGATGCTCATCTGTGTGAGTGGGACAAACACCCACGGGCTGACCTTGACCCTCCTCTTTGTCCCACACTCCACCGTCTCATGCCCTCTATGTGTCTCCTGTTTACGCCGATGTTCAGTCTGGTGGTCCCTGTCTGAGTCTGGGGTGGGACAGAGAGGCAggaccctgtccctacttttttgagatgtgttgctgccatcaaattcataaAGAGCAaatgaatgttaaaatgtgtcagtttaacatcagatatgttgtttatgttctattgtgaatagaatatgggtttatgagatttgaaaatcattgcattctggcatctcaatttttttggaattggggtagTATTTAAAAAAGGAGCAGTGGCATTATTAATGGACATTCTCAGAAGTGTACTATGttatatttcttcattaaattgTCACACTGGTACTTCATGGTGGACTCAGATGTTTTAGTTTCCTtcatttaagaagaaaaacCTTCAAGAATCTGAAATCAGAGACTCTACCAGTAACTATGATGAATTTATCGTAGGTACTAACACCTGGTAACTTCTGCTTTAAAATAGTTATAGCTACTGCTTCCCCACATCATGTCTGACCATCAGGATGCTCTTTGTCCGTCAGATGTGGACCCGCTGGACTGTCCGGACTCGGTGCACAGGTTCCAGGACGAGCTCCATGAGGCGCTGCAGGAGTACGAGTCGTCCCGCAGAGAGCAGCACCGAGCGGGCCGGCTGCTCATGAGCCTCCCCCTGCTGAGACAGACAGCGGACCGAGCTGTGCAGGTTCTCCTGAGGCTGCACCGCCAACACTGCGTCCCCCTTCACAAACTGCTGCTGGAGATGCTCGACGCCAAGTCCTGAACAGGTCAGATCAAAACCAGGAGGAGCGTCACAATCCTCATGGTCTTCATTATCAGACGAGGACCAGGACGATCAGTATCAATAAAGAACAATCATGAAGGAACTTTTATCACCCTGGATCAGCGTCAGGGTCCTGAGAGAAAAGACGGACTCTGAGGCTGCTGACTGAAAAACTCTTTTATGAACCacttatatttttgtattttgtaaatGTGATTCTTGTAGCTGCTATTTCTGTCTAAACTTCCCCAATGGCATGAAAGAGCTCTGTACGGATGCTAAAAGTAGCTTTAATGCAAGCGTCTTATCTCCTGGACTggagatatttcagtgcaaagcTTTTTTTCCCTACTTTGAGTTAAACCAATGATATTAGTTGGCTTTTAACAGATGTGGCAAACAAAAATAAGCCATTCCTTTATTACTGTAAGAAACAAGGTGCTGAGCTGACCATGCTAAAGCTAGCAGCTAATGTTGGCGCTAATAAAAATCAGTTTACTTAGGGCAAACTTCAATCACACAGATGATTTAGCTTTACtaatgtttggttgaggttcATTAGTTTTATACTTTTTTCTGTCATATAATAAACGTAAATGTTAGTTGATATATTAGCATCTTACCTTCCACACCACTAATGCTCCAGGTAATCCTGATTGATAGCAtagactttttcctttttaatgtgGAGTCATATGTGCTTTTTCTATCAGCTGGGTTTGTTTagtgattatttttattctcagagAGGAAGAAGTCAATTTTCTCTTAATGCTTTTggaataaaaactttatttcatcagtcaaatatttatttttgtaaaaaatgatgtaTTAAAATGTGTACAGACTTGAGTTCAGCTTTGCTACATTCACTGTGaactgtttgtttacagaacatgtttaaataaagtttactttCAAAACAGGCTGGACATGAGCAATCAGAGATACAAATGCTGAATTCACAAGTTGAAGGAAACAGTGTGTGTACTGAAGACGGAGGTGTTTCTTTCCGTTATTAGTGTTAAATATCAGAAagtgaaaatctgttttttccaAAGTTGTCACAGATTACTTTTTATGGCTCTACATTAGCGATATTCAGAGCCAGAGGCTTTATGCTCTCAGGAAGTACCTGGCAGtttcaggtcaaaggtcatcgGGCCACATGTCCATCCTTTTCTTGTGATTTCCATAAAAAAGTTTTAGGATTTTCTTAAGCTTTGCACACATGCCCACTCTGACTCCAGAATGAATTACTTAGTCCTGGAATGTCCCAGGCCAAGGTCGTTGGGTTCCATTTTGATCCCTTTCCTGTGTGGATATACCCTCTTGTGGAAGTCCCAAGAATGCTTTGCAGGATTcctaaaattgttaaaaaaatttttATTGGAACACAAGAATAAGTTGATTAGATTCTGTAGGTCATAGGTCAGAATAAGGGGTCATTTAGCCACATTTTTATCCCTGTCTCAAAAATGCTTTGGgaattttcctcaaacttttcttaaatgtccactctgatcaTAGAATGAACTGAAAAGGTAAAGGTCAAATTTTCTGGGCCAACCCTCTACTGAAGTAGATCTGTATTAAACACAGAAGATCATGTCAAGCAGAAAAGTGTGGATCGTTAGGGCCGAAGACAAGCGCACCATCTTTCTTCCCTGTAGCTGGGGGTTTATGCTCAGGACGTCCTGGCTAATCAGCAGCAACAGTGTAAGAACCATGGGTGAGAGGACTGTACTGAACTATCCACAGTGGAGGCTTTTGTCTTTCCTCAGGACTGCTCAATGTAAATCAGCATAGTTGGATTTTACTCTTTtagtggaggttacagttgagatcatcagtttatgaggactacGATGGGGCAACTGACCacaaaactcattttttatttgtaatgtggagttttaagGTATTTTATAGTTAAGAGAGCACTGGTTAATTAGTGGCAGCTAATGGGCTAACTTagagctaacagtgctaatgtggagctaagtgctgctgctgtaggtaaaaacaaaaagttcagttatataaattttcaaaatatctgAATTACTCTGGTACAAACCTCCACTGACACAATCTTACCTGATTGTTTTTACCAATAGTGATAATGTgtggctggatagctcagtggtttacattgctGACACAGAATGGGAGGTTGGAGGTTCAAATCCAAGTCAGAGCACGAATgtccagtgtgggcccttggTCCTTATGCAGGAACACCAGTTCCAGTTGTACATTGGAttaaagtgtctgctaaatgacattgtaaatactggcaggtcaatttttttttatcactgacTACATTAAGTTTTTCTTGATTCTTTCCCAAGAGACTGATATTTC
This region of Cheilinus undulatus linkage group 2, ASM1832078v1, whole genome shotgun sequence genomic DNA includes:
- the LOC121517222 gene encoding steroid hormone receptor ERR2-like, with product MECQAAAFVRATPCYLICDVAFRVCNVALRDCYMAPESVMWPSEACDVALITCDEALIACDVALIACDVALRASCDVALITCDLALIACYMALRACDVALRACDLALIACDLALIACDVALIACDVALRACFLVYGHATSGTGDRIPNVLTGPTLTEPQQLHLLDSSSSSPDEAHSPASSLLHSSPLSPSFPTDATPALSPSHQAFLLPSPAPSSSSSSSSSFSLLCGAPEPESPTGSSSSGGGSVEGGSVVSEASARFLVSQTDSFAVQVDSILRGDYLMPLGSSGPKRLCLVCGDFASGYHYGVASCEACKAFFKRTIQGNIEYSCPVMNDCEITKRRRKACQACRFQKCLQAGMMREGVRMDRVRGGRQKYKRRAETGLGFYAKTPYSHPICSRNKVISHLLLTEPAPLAANQDESTNDSSLRTLLTLCDLLNRELLVLIGWAKQIPGFSALSLVDQMSLLQSGWMEALLVGVAWRSQGAAGEELVFAGNLRLGEAQCRAAGLAELYESLRHLTVRYQVMHLSPEEAVTLKAMALANSDVDPLDCPDSVHRFQDELHEALQEYESSRREQHRAGRLLMSLPLLRQTADRAVQVLLRLHRQHCVPLHKLLLEMLDAKS